Proteins encoded in a region of the Magallana gigas chromosome 8, xbMagGiga1.1, whole genome shotgun sequence genome:
- the LOC105322582 gene encoding kelch-like protein 26 isoform X1 has protein sequence MSAGQMKNSNELSGARSQGQSSKHGRMNPSLKSEGYGDKVIQQLNNLRSRNELCDFKVSAGEKSFQVHKALLAATSDYFRVMFGGAMAESKQDSVDLKGVTADGLQMIIDFVYSGEISLEYDNLTEAINTASHLQVSSALDICSDYIIAGMTFENAQDFLTIATTYSLDKVLKHWDKMILSNFVEFSETQCFLKMEAVTLVKYLCSNALRASSEYKIFQCLDKWFKHNPTRISNDCVTVLTHIRFPLMSERELQMVQESELMKRCLGALHLVTKGFKYHLDCRERHPVIEERSNVRTEIPTLVLIQPHNSASYVPFQITSYDHVTGVFYRLYSDLNGSRDCRLTVIDNFIYICRVVDFGGGSLMSSLFRFDPRHLCGQELRPMLRLRMDFAMVAQGSCLYVFGGSTEQFATMDSVECYNVKTNTWTEMPPLPMALNSLAALTVERKVYLSGGASQDRQPTNSFTIFHPHYQTYETLPGMFYARRLHEMVFFQEKVYVLGGIPRQGVPLHGQIPIECYDVSTSQWTMLSSTLSGRSVGHYLSFQGYILSLGHEHHNAKEDEIWTYDPEVDGWSKYAKAPQRMSLMSVICSTIFVNFHDEKVAKTNLKDK, from the exons ATGTCCGCAG GGCAGATGAAAAACTCAAACGAACTCTCCGGTGCAAGGAG CCAAGGACAGAGTTCCAAACATGGAAGGATGAACCCGAGTTTGAAGTCAGAGGGTTATGGTGATAAAGTGATTCAACAACTTAATAACCTCAGGTCCAGGAATGAATTGTGTGACTTTAAGGTTTCTGCAGGGGAAAAGTCATTCCAG GTACATAAAGCTTTGCTGGCTGCTACCAGTGACTACTTCCGAGTCATGTTTGGAGGTGCTATGGCGGAGAGCAAGCAGGACTCGGTGGATCTGAAGGGCGTGACAGCAGACGGTTTACAGATGATCATTGACTTTGTGTACAGCGGAGAGATCTCCTTGGAGTACGACAATCTGACAGAAGCCATCAACACTGCCAGCCACCTACAGGTTTCTTCAGCTCTAGATATTTGTAGCGATTACATCATCGCTGGAATGACATTTGAAAATGCACAAGATTTTTTGACCATTGCCACAACCTACTCGTTGGACAAAGTCTTGAAGCACTGGGACAAAATGATCCTAAGTAACTTTGTTGAGTTCTCAGAAACacaatgttttttgaaaatggAGGCTGTGACTCTTGTGAAATATTTATGCTCTAACGCACTGCGAGCAAGTTCAGAATACAAAATTTTTCAGTGTTTAGATAAGTGGTTCAAGCACAACCCAACACGGATATCTAACGACTGCGTCACGGTACTTACGCACATCCGGTTCCCTTTAATGTCAGAACGGGAGCTACAAATGGTCCAGGAAAGTGAGCTGATGAAGCGCTGCCTAGGAGCTCTACACTTAGTTACAAAGGGTTTCAAATACCACCTGGACTGTCGAGAGCGACACCCAGTTATAGAAGAAAGATCCAATGTTCGCACCGAAATCCCTACCCTTGTCCTAATCCAACCACACAATAGTGCCTCCTATGTTCCATTTCAAATAACATCTTATGATCATGTGACAGGGGTGTTCTACAGACTGTACTCTGATTTGAACGGAAGCAGAGACTGCAGATTAACTGttattgacaattttatttacatttgtcgTGTGGTGGATTTTGGGGGTGGGTCTCTGATGAGTTCTCTATTCCGATTTGATCCACGGCATTTATGTGGACAAGAGCTTCGCCCAATGCTTAGACTGCGAATGGATTTTGCAATGGTTGCCCAAGGAAGCTGCTTATACGTATTCGGTGGTTCTACAGAACAGTTTGCAACAATGGACTCTGTTGAATGCTACAACGTAAAGACAAATACATGGACAGAAATGCCGCCCTTGCCGATGGCTCTCAATTCCCTCGCTGCCCTCACAGTTGAGAGAAAAGTCTATCTCTCTGGCGGTGCCAGTCAGGATCGTCAACCCACTAACTCCTTTACCATTTTTCATCCTCACTATCAAACATACGAGACCCTGCCTGGTATGTTCTATGCCAGGCGACTCCATGAGATGGTGTTTTTCCAGGAAAAAGTGTATGTTCTTGGTGGTATACCTCGTCAAGGGGTGCCCCTACATGGACAGATCCCCATAGAGTGTTATGACGTCAGCACATCCCAGTGGACAATGTTGTCCTCCACCCTAAGTGGGCGTTCTGTTGGTCACTACCTCAGCTTTCAGGGATATATTTTATCACTTGGACATGAGCACCACAATGCTAAGGAAGACGAGATCTGGACGTATGACCCGGAGGTGGATGGTTGGTCAAAATATGCGAAGGCTCCGCAGCGAATGAGTCTCATGTCGGTCATTTGTTCAACAatttttgtcaactttcatgATGAGAAAGTGGCAAAAACTAACCTTAAAgacaaataa
- the LOC105322582 gene encoding kelch-like protein 26 isoform X2, whose translation MQQSQGQSSKHGRMNPSLKSEGYGDKVIQQLNNLRSRNELCDFKVSAGEKSFQVHKALLAATSDYFRVMFGGAMAESKQDSVDLKGVTADGLQMIIDFVYSGEISLEYDNLTEAINTASHLQVSSALDICSDYIIAGMTFENAQDFLTIATTYSLDKVLKHWDKMILSNFVEFSETQCFLKMEAVTLVKYLCSNALRASSEYKIFQCLDKWFKHNPTRISNDCVTVLTHIRFPLMSERELQMVQESELMKRCLGALHLVTKGFKYHLDCRERHPVIEERSNVRTEIPTLVLIQPHNSASYVPFQITSYDHVTGVFYRLYSDLNGSRDCRLTVIDNFIYICRVVDFGGGSLMSSLFRFDPRHLCGQELRPMLRLRMDFAMVAQGSCLYVFGGSTEQFATMDSVECYNVKTNTWTEMPPLPMALNSLAALTVERKVYLSGGASQDRQPTNSFTIFHPHYQTYETLPGMFYARRLHEMVFFQEKVYVLGGIPRQGVPLHGQIPIECYDVSTSQWTMLSSTLSGRSVGHYLSFQGYILSLGHEHHNAKEDEIWTYDPEVDGWSKYAKAPQRMSLMSVICSTIFVNFHDEKVAKTNLKDK comes from the exons ATGCAGCAAAG CCAAGGACAGAGTTCCAAACATGGAAGGATGAACCCGAGTTTGAAGTCAGAGGGTTATGGTGATAAAGTGATTCAACAACTTAATAACCTCAGGTCCAGGAATGAATTGTGTGACTTTAAGGTTTCTGCAGGGGAAAAGTCATTCCAG GTACATAAAGCTTTGCTGGCTGCTACCAGTGACTACTTCCGAGTCATGTTTGGAGGTGCTATGGCGGAGAGCAAGCAGGACTCGGTGGATCTGAAGGGCGTGACAGCAGACGGTTTACAGATGATCATTGACTTTGTGTACAGCGGAGAGATCTCCTTGGAGTACGACAATCTGACAGAAGCCATCAACACTGCCAGCCACCTACAGGTTTCTTCAGCTCTAGATATTTGTAGCGATTACATCATCGCTGGAATGACATTTGAAAATGCACAAGATTTTTTGACCATTGCCACAACCTACTCGTTGGACAAAGTCTTGAAGCACTGGGACAAAATGATCCTAAGTAACTTTGTTGAGTTCTCAGAAACacaatgttttttgaaaatggAGGCTGTGACTCTTGTGAAATATTTATGCTCTAACGCACTGCGAGCAAGTTCAGAATACAAAATTTTTCAGTGTTTAGATAAGTGGTTCAAGCACAACCCAACACGGATATCTAACGACTGCGTCACGGTACTTACGCACATCCGGTTCCCTTTAATGTCAGAACGGGAGCTACAAATGGTCCAGGAAAGTGAGCTGATGAAGCGCTGCCTAGGAGCTCTACACTTAGTTACAAAGGGTTTCAAATACCACCTGGACTGTCGAGAGCGACACCCAGTTATAGAAGAAAGATCCAATGTTCGCACCGAAATCCCTACCCTTGTCCTAATCCAACCACACAATAGTGCCTCCTATGTTCCATTTCAAATAACATCTTATGATCATGTGACAGGGGTGTTCTACAGACTGTACTCTGATTTGAACGGAAGCAGAGACTGCAGATTAACTGttattgacaattttatttacatttgtcgTGTGGTGGATTTTGGGGGTGGGTCTCTGATGAGTTCTCTATTCCGATTTGATCCACGGCATTTATGTGGACAAGAGCTTCGCCCAATGCTTAGACTGCGAATGGATTTTGCAATGGTTGCCCAAGGAAGCTGCTTATACGTATTCGGTGGTTCTACAGAACAGTTTGCAACAATGGACTCTGTTGAATGCTACAACGTAAAGACAAATACATGGACAGAAATGCCGCCCTTGCCGATGGCTCTCAATTCCCTCGCTGCCCTCACAGTTGAGAGAAAAGTCTATCTCTCTGGCGGTGCCAGTCAGGATCGTCAACCCACTAACTCCTTTACCATTTTTCATCCTCACTATCAAACATACGAGACCCTGCCTGGTATGTTCTATGCCAGGCGACTCCATGAGATGGTGTTTTTCCAGGAAAAAGTGTATGTTCTTGGTGGTATACCTCGTCAAGGGGTGCCCCTACATGGACAGATCCCCATAGAGTGTTATGACGTCAGCACATCCCAGTGGACAATGTTGTCCTCCACCCTAAGTGGGCGTTCTGTTGGTCACTACCTCAGCTTTCAGGGATATATTTTATCACTTGGACATGAGCACCACAATGCTAAGGAAGACGAGATCTGGACGTATGACCCGGAGGTGGATGGTTGGTCAAAATATGCGAAGGCTCCGCAGCGAATGAGTCTCATGTCGGTCATTTGTTCAACAatttttgtcaactttcatgATGAGAAAGTGGCAAAAACTAACCTTAAAgacaaataa
- the LOC105322582 gene encoding kelch-like protein 26 isoform X3: MNPSLKSEGYGDKVIQQLNNLRSRNELCDFKVSAGEKSFQVHKALLAATSDYFRVMFGGAMAESKQDSVDLKGVTADGLQMIIDFVYSGEISLEYDNLTEAINTASHLQVSSALDICSDYIIAGMTFENAQDFLTIATTYSLDKVLKHWDKMILSNFVEFSETQCFLKMEAVTLVKYLCSNALRASSEYKIFQCLDKWFKHNPTRISNDCVTVLTHIRFPLMSERELQMVQESELMKRCLGALHLVTKGFKYHLDCRERHPVIEERSNVRTEIPTLVLIQPHNSASYVPFQITSYDHVTGVFYRLYSDLNGSRDCRLTVIDNFIYICRVVDFGGGSLMSSLFRFDPRHLCGQELRPMLRLRMDFAMVAQGSCLYVFGGSTEQFATMDSVECYNVKTNTWTEMPPLPMALNSLAALTVERKVYLSGGASQDRQPTNSFTIFHPHYQTYETLPGMFYARRLHEMVFFQEKVYVLGGIPRQGVPLHGQIPIECYDVSTSQWTMLSSTLSGRSVGHYLSFQGYILSLGHEHHNAKEDEIWTYDPEVDGWSKYAKAPQRMSLMSVICSTIFVNFHDEKVAKTNLKDK, translated from the exons ATGAACCCGAGTTTGAAGTCAGAGGGTTATGGTGATAAAGTGATTCAACAACTTAATAACCTCAGGTCCAGGAATGAATTGTGTGACTTTAAGGTTTCTGCAGGGGAAAAGTCATTCCAG GTACATAAAGCTTTGCTGGCTGCTACCAGTGACTACTTCCGAGTCATGTTTGGAGGTGCTATGGCGGAGAGCAAGCAGGACTCGGTGGATCTGAAGGGCGTGACAGCAGACGGTTTACAGATGATCATTGACTTTGTGTACAGCGGAGAGATCTCCTTGGAGTACGACAATCTGACAGAAGCCATCAACACTGCCAGCCACCTACAGGTTTCTTCAGCTCTAGATATTTGTAGCGATTACATCATCGCTGGAATGACATTTGAAAATGCACAAGATTTTTTGACCATTGCCACAACCTACTCGTTGGACAAAGTCTTGAAGCACTGGGACAAAATGATCCTAAGTAACTTTGTTGAGTTCTCAGAAACacaatgttttttgaaaatggAGGCTGTGACTCTTGTGAAATATTTATGCTCTAACGCACTGCGAGCAAGTTCAGAATACAAAATTTTTCAGTGTTTAGATAAGTGGTTCAAGCACAACCCAACACGGATATCTAACGACTGCGTCACGGTACTTACGCACATCCGGTTCCCTTTAATGTCAGAACGGGAGCTACAAATGGTCCAGGAAAGTGAGCTGATGAAGCGCTGCCTAGGAGCTCTACACTTAGTTACAAAGGGTTTCAAATACCACCTGGACTGTCGAGAGCGACACCCAGTTATAGAAGAAAGATCCAATGTTCGCACCGAAATCCCTACCCTTGTCCTAATCCAACCACACAATAGTGCCTCCTATGTTCCATTTCAAATAACATCTTATGATCATGTGACAGGGGTGTTCTACAGACTGTACTCTGATTTGAACGGAAGCAGAGACTGCAGATTAACTGttattgacaattttatttacatttgtcgTGTGGTGGATTTTGGGGGTGGGTCTCTGATGAGTTCTCTATTCCGATTTGATCCACGGCATTTATGTGGACAAGAGCTTCGCCCAATGCTTAGACTGCGAATGGATTTTGCAATGGTTGCCCAAGGAAGCTGCTTATACGTATTCGGTGGTTCTACAGAACAGTTTGCAACAATGGACTCTGTTGAATGCTACAACGTAAAGACAAATACATGGACAGAAATGCCGCCCTTGCCGATGGCTCTCAATTCCCTCGCTGCCCTCACAGTTGAGAGAAAAGTCTATCTCTCTGGCGGTGCCAGTCAGGATCGTCAACCCACTAACTCCTTTACCATTTTTCATCCTCACTATCAAACATACGAGACCCTGCCTGGTATGTTCTATGCCAGGCGACTCCATGAGATGGTGTTTTTCCAGGAAAAAGTGTATGTTCTTGGTGGTATACCTCGTCAAGGGGTGCCCCTACATGGACAGATCCCCATAGAGTGTTATGACGTCAGCACATCCCAGTGGACAATGTTGTCCTCCACCCTAAGTGGGCGTTCTGTTGGTCACTACCTCAGCTTTCAGGGATATATTTTATCACTTGGACATGAGCACCACAATGCTAAGGAAGACGAGATCTGGACGTATGACCCGGAGGTGGATGGTTGGTCAAAATATGCGAAGGCTCCGCAGCGAATGAGTCTCATGTCGGTCATTTGTTCAACAatttttgtcaactttcatgATGAGAAAGTGGCAAAAACTAACCTTAAAgacaaataa